One genomic window of Aquisalimonas sp. 2447 includes the following:
- a CDS encoding YbeD family protein, producing MGTPDDETLLEFPCEFPIKAMGPAEPDFVLHVLALVREHAPEVGDDSVATSASRRGTYVSVTVNVTASSKAQLDAIYRSLNADRRVVMTL from the coding sequence ATGGGTACACCGGACGACGAAACACTGCTGGAATTCCCCTGCGAGTTCCCCATCAAGGCCATGGGACCGGCGGAGCCGGATTTCGTGCTGCATGTACTGGCCCTGGTCCGGGAACACGCCCCGGAGGTCGGCGATGACAGTGTTGCCACCAGCGCCAGCCGCCGCGGTACCTATGTCTCGGTCACCGTCAACGTGACCGCGTCCAGCAAGGCCCAGCTGGACGCCATCTACCGCAGTCTCAACGCCGACCGGCGGGTGGTCATGACCCTGTGA
- the lipB gene encoding lipoyl(octanoyl) transferase LipB, with product MQAFTDTRDAATPDELWALEHPPVFTQGMNGRPEHLLAPGDIPVVPVDRGGQVTYHGPGQAVVYVLVDVRRRKLGIRTLITLLETVTIDLLAEHGVTAAAQPDAPGVYVDDAKIASVGLRVRRGASYHGVALNVDMDLTPFQRINPCGYQGLQVTQMRDLGISAAPADVGRAVMQRLHDELLPSDPQSVPRTSDPVGR from the coding sequence ATGCAGGCCTTCACCGACACCCGTGACGCCGCCACACCCGACGAACTCTGGGCCCTGGAGCACCCGCCGGTGTTCACCCAGGGCATGAACGGGCGCCCGGAGCATTTGCTGGCGCCGGGGGACATCCCCGTGGTGCCCGTGGACCGGGGCGGCCAGGTCACCTACCACGGCCCCGGCCAGGCGGTGGTCTACGTTCTGGTGGATGTGCGCCGGCGGAAGCTCGGCATCCGCACGTTGATTACCCTGCTGGAGACCGTCACCATCGATCTTCTGGCGGAGCACGGCGTCACCGCCGCAGCGCAGCCCGACGCCCCCGGCGTCTACGTGGACGACGCCAAGATCGCTTCGGTGGGTCTGCGTGTGCGACGCGGCGCGAGCTATCACGGCGTTGCCCTGAACGTGGACATGGACCTGACACCGTTCCAGCGCATCAACCCCTGCGGCTACCAGGGGCTGCAGGTGACCCAGATGCGCGACCTGGGCATCAGCGCAGCCCCCGCGGACGTGGGCCGGGCAGTGATGCAGCGTCTCCATGATGAACTGCTACCGTCTGACCCGCAGAGCGTCCCGCGGACCTCAGACCCTGTGGGGCGCTGA
- a CDS encoding PaaI family thioesterase, with product MAKLDPAELQALLAEAFPDMREDTWRVEASEHRFVRVRMPFHRSNLRPGNTISGPSLMTLADTAMYCAVLASIGPVMMAVTTTLNINFMRKPAAGDIIAECRLLKLGNRLAVGEVEMVADGEEEMCAHATCTYSIPPHDQRPN from the coding sequence ATGGCAAAACTGGACCCAGCGGAACTGCAGGCGCTGCTCGCGGAGGCGTTCCCGGACATGCGCGAGGACACCTGGCGCGTGGAGGCCTCCGAGCATCGTTTCGTGCGCGTGCGCATGCCCTTCCACCGATCCAACCTGCGCCCCGGCAACACCATCTCCGGGCCATCACTGATGACCCTGGCGGACACGGCCATGTACTGCGCCGTGCTGGCCTCCATCGGCCCGGTGATGATGGCGGTGACCACCACCCTGAACATCAACTTCATGCGCAAGCCCGCCGCCGGCGACATCATCGCCGAGTGCCGGCTGCTCAAGTTGGGCAATCGCCTGGCCGTCGGCGAAGTGGAGATGGTTGCCGACGGCGAAGAGGAGATGTGCGCCCACGCCACCTGCACCTACTCCATCCCGCCCCACGACCAGCGGCCGAACTAG
- the murU gene encoding N-acetylmuramate alpha-1-phosphate uridylyltransferase MurU has translation MPAMILAAGRGERMRPLTDHTPKPLLAAGGRPLIDWHLLRLAGAGCSRVVINLAWLGEQIAEHVGDGSRWGLEVSYSREGERGLETGGGIARALPLLGDGPFVVMNGDVWCNLDPAPLLRPPAGLAHLVLVPNPEHNRDGDFGLLGDAVVPEGGEPLTYSGIGVFHPDLFAGHPGGAFRLAPLLRRAIAAGQVTGECHRGRWCDVGTPERLQALDVELRGCP, from the coding sequence ATCCCCGCCATGATCCTGGCAGCCGGGCGTGGTGAACGCATGCGCCCGCTCACGGATCACACACCGAAGCCGCTGCTGGCCGCCGGCGGGCGGCCGCTGATCGACTGGCACCTGCTTCGGCTGGCCGGGGCCGGCTGCAGTCGAGTGGTGATTAACCTGGCGTGGCTGGGCGAGCAGATTGCAGAGCATGTCGGCGACGGCTCGCGCTGGGGCCTGGAGGTGAGCTACTCCCGGGAGGGTGAGCGCGGACTGGAAACCGGGGGCGGTATCGCTCGCGCCTTGCCGCTGCTCGGCGACGGGCCCTTTGTGGTGATGAACGGTGATGTCTGGTGCAACCTCGACCCAGCGCCGCTGCTCCGCCCGCCGGCCGGTCTTGCGCACCTGGTGCTGGTGCCGAACCCGGAGCACAACCGGGACGGTGACTTCGGCCTGCTGGGTGACGCCGTGGTGCCGGAGGGCGGCGAGCCGTTGACCTACAGCGGCATCGGCGTATTCCATCCGGATCTGTTCGCCGGTCATCCGGGCGGGGCGTTTCGCCTTGCACCCCTGCTGCGCCGGGCCATTGCCGCCGGCCAGGTCACAGGAGAGTGCCACCGGGGACGCTGGTGTGATGTCGGCACGCCGGAGCGGTTGCAGGCGCTGGATGTGGAGCTGCGTGGATGTCCGTGA
- a CDS encoding aminoglycoside phosphotransferase family protein produces MAESVADDLRLQELKAWLRDQGVHHGPMTPASSDASFRRYFRLEAAGRSLVAMDAPPEHEDCGPFVQVAELMVGAGLNVPEIVARDLDRGFLLLSDLGERTYLEVLDEDNADALMEPALDALVRWQAASRPGVLPSYDAALLHRELQLFPDWYLAHHLGVEPSASESAALERMFRALVDRALEQPRVWVHRDYMPRNLMPGQPQPGILDFQDAVEGPVSYDLICLLRDAFISWPRSTEWRWFCYYHQAARAAGVPVPERLKAFWSDCTWMGVQRHLKVLGIFARIRYRDGKPRYLEDAPRFLEYLRRAAEDEPELGELLALMDTWHARARGG; encoded by the coding sequence ATGGCAGAAAGCGTTGCGGATGACCTTCGGCTGCAGGAGCTGAAGGCGTGGTTGCGGGACCAGGGTGTGCATCATGGGCCGATGACTCCGGCGTCGTCGGACGCCAGCTTCCGGCGCTACTTCCGCCTGGAGGCGGCGGGGCGCTCCCTGGTGGCCATGGATGCGCCGCCGGAACACGAGGATTGCGGTCCGTTCGTCCAGGTGGCGGAGCTCATGGTTGGTGCCGGTCTCAATGTGCCGGAGATCGTGGCGCGGGATCTGGACCGCGGCTTCCTGTTGCTGTCCGATCTCGGTGAGCGCACTTACCTGGAGGTGCTGGACGAGGACAACGCCGATGCCCTGATGGAGCCGGCGCTGGATGCGCTGGTGCGTTGGCAGGCGGCATCCCGGCCAGGGGTGCTGCCGTCCTATGATGCCGCTCTTCTGCACCGGGAGCTGCAGCTGTTCCCGGACTGGTATCTGGCGCACCACCTGGGGGTCGAGCCCTCGGCCAGCGAGAGCGCGGCGCTGGAGCGCATGTTTCGCGCACTGGTGGATCGCGCCCTGGAACAGCCCCGCGTCTGGGTCCACCGGGATTACATGCCCCGCAACCTGATGCCCGGCCAGCCACAGCCGGGCATTCTGGATTTCCAGGATGCCGTTGAAGGCCCGGTGAGCTACGACCTGATCTGCCTGCTGCGGGATGCCTTCATCAGCTGGCCCCGCAGTACCGAGTGGCGCTGGTTCTGCTACTACCACCAGGCGGCGCGGGCTGCCGGGGTACCGGTGCCGGAGCGCCTGAAGGCGTTCTGGTCCGATTGCACCTGGATGGGTGTGCAGCGCCATCTCAAGGTGCTGGGCATCTTTGCCCGCATCCGCTATCGCGACGGCAAGCCGCGCTACCTGGAAGACGCGCCGCGCTTCCTGGAGTATCTGCGCCGGGCCGCCGAGGACGAGCCGGAGCTTGGCGAGCTGCTGGCGCTGATGGATACCTGGCACGCCCGGGCACGGGGAGGATGA
- a CDS encoding LPS-assembly protein LptD — MRPTISDSRIAAAALAATVALPWSAAADDGQRWPLLSGDNGRWAGCIAPVEGAQVQPTRTPPPREGAEVAIDADTMHSDTASGVHSLRGDVRLQRADQQLDADELRYEQRESRVDARGNLRYQETGLLLGADQGYLRLDRDQGEVDGARYLIPETLTQGEARRMELENASVTVGHGTTYSTCEPGNEAWMLRADRVRLDRDTGTGEAWHARLMVRDMPVAYAPYVNFPIDDRRKSGLLPPTLRQSDRSGTDLTVPYYWNIAPNYDATIAPRYLSRRGAMLGGEFRYLQRSFQGEMDGGYLPDDDRFGDDRWQASLDHRHRFTSNLRGDLDLARVSDDQYFRDFGDSLRTSSTRHLRSRGRLRYNTRAVSSELSGEVYQTVDPDIASGREPYRRLPRLTLEHHPEDGPLGLRWDMHSELVRFDHPEANQRITGARADVSPRLSRPTVGLGGFFTPAVTLRHTQYDLDSATDPFNAQLDTTEDENPSRTVPVASLDTGLFFERHFEAFGRPLRQTLEPRLFYLYVPERDQSDLPLFDTDESIPGLFQFFSENRFSGPDRIGDANQVTVGLTSRFLSRETGAEFFRLAAGQIQYFDDRTVVLDPDDPPPGLERNRSDVIGEARLTLPAGLQASTEVQYNPDTDRTTLGDARLNYRPRPDAVFSAGYRARRDMAGDLELEQRDFSLAWPVHPRWHVLGGWSYSMLEDRTLESFGGLQYRDCCWSVRLLGRYYREEQDIEPERSVMLQFELRGLGSIGDDVQDFLEDTIYGYGRRR; from the coding sequence ATGCGCCCGACCATCAGCGACAGCAGAATCGCCGCAGCCGCACTCGCCGCGACGGTGGCCCTGCCATGGAGCGCGGCAGCTGACGACGGCCAGCGCTGGCCGCTGCTCAGTGGCGACAATGGACGCTGGGCAGGCTGCATTGCACCGGTGGAAGGCGCCCAGGTCCAGCCCACGCGCACCCCGCCTCCACGGGAAGGGGCCGAGGTGGCCATCGATGCGGACACCATGCATTCCGACACCGCCAGCGGCGTCCACAGCCTGCGCGGCGATGTGCGCCTGCAACGGGCCGACCAGCAGCTGGATGCCGACGAACTGCGCTACGAGCAGCGTGAAAGCCGCGTCGACGCCCGGGGGAATCTGCGGTACCAGGAAACCGGGCTGCTGCTGGGCGCCGACCAGGGGTATCTGCGTCTGGACCGCGACCAGGGGGAAGTGGACGGTGCCCGCTACCTGATCCCGGAGACGCTGACCCAGGGCGAGGCGCGACGCATGGAGCTGGAAAACGCCAGCGTCACCGTCGGCCACGGCACCACCTACTCCACCTGCGAGCCCGGCAACGAGGCGTGGATGCTGCGCGCCGACCGGGTCCGCCTGGACCGCGACACCGGCACCGGCGAAGCCTGGCACGCCCGGCTCATGGTGCGGGACATGCCCGTGGCCTATGCGCCGTATGTCAACTTCCCCATCGACGACCGCCGCAAGAGCGGTCTGCTGCCGCCCACCCTGCGCCAGTCCGACCGCAGCGGCACCGACCTGACGGTGCCCTATTACTGGAACATCGCCCCCAACTACGACGCCACCATCGCGCCGCGCTACCTGAGCCGCCGAGGCGCCATGCTGGGCGGTGAGTTCCGCTACCTGCAGCGCTCCTTCCAGGGTGAGATGGACGGGGGCTACCTGCCGGATGACGACCGCTTCGGTGACGACCGCTGGCAGGCAAGCCTTGACCATCGCCACCGCTTCACCAGCAACCTCCGTGGCGATCTCGACCTCGCCCGGGTCAGCGACGACCAGTATTTCCGCGACTTCGGCGACAGTCTGCGCACGTCCAGCACCCGCCACCTCCGCTCCCGGGGGCGCCTGCGTTACAACACCCGCGCCGTCTCCAGCGAGCTCTCCGGCGAGGTCTACCAGACCGTGGACCCGGACATCGCCAGTGGCCGTGAGCCCTACCGCCGCCTGCCGCGGCTGACCCTGGAGCACCACCCGGAGGACGGCCCCCTGGGCCTGCGCTGGGACATGCACAGCGAGTTGGTGCGCTTCGACCACCCGGAGGCCAACCAACGCATCACCGGCGCCCGCGCCGATGTCTCGCCGCGCCTGTCCCGGCCCACAGTGGGGTTGGGCGGTTTCTTCACACCGGCGGTGACCCTACGCCACACCCAGTACGATCTGGACAGCGCCACCGATCCGTTCAACGCCCAGCTCGACACCACCGAGGACGAAAATCCGAGCCGCACCGTGCCGGTGGCCAGCCTGGACACCGGGCTGTTCTTCGAGCGCCACTTCGAGGCCTTCGGCCGGCCCTTGCGGCAAACCCTGGAACCCCGGCTGTTCTACCTCTACGTGCCGGAGCGGGACCAGTCCGACCTACCCCTGTTCGATACCGACGAGTCCATTCCGGGGCTGTTCCAGTTCTTCTCCGAGAACCGCTTCAGCGGCCCAGACCGCATCGGCGACGCCAATCAGGTCACTGTCGGCCTCACCAGCCGCTTCCTCAGCCGCGAGACCGGCGCCGAATTCTTCCGTCTGGCGGCGGGGCAGATTCAGTATTTCGATGATCGCACGGTGGTTCTCGACCCGGACGACCCTCCTCCGGGCCTGGAACGTAATCGCTCGGACGTCATCGGCGAGGCACGCCTGACCCTCCCCGCCGGCCTGCAGGCCAGCACCGAGGTCCAGTACAATCCGGACACTGATCGCACCACTCTCGGCGATGCGCGGCTGAACTACCGGCCGCGACCGGATGCGGTGTTCTCCGCCGGTTACCGGGCACGACGGGACATGGCCGGCGACCTGGAGCTGGAGCAGCGTGATTTCAGCCTGGCCTGGCCGGTGCACCCGCGCTGGCATGTCCTGGGCGGCTGGAGCTATTCCATGCTGGAGGATCGAACACTGGAGAGCTTTGGCGGTCTACAATATCGCGACTGTTGCTGGAGCGTGCGGCTGCTCGGGCGCTACTACCGCGAGGAGCAGGACATCGAACCGGAGCGCTCGGTGATGCTGCAGTTCGAGCTGCGCGGCCTGGGCTCCATCGGCGACGACGTCCAGGATTTCCTGGAAGACACCATCTACGGATACGGCAGGCGGAGGTAA
- a CDS encoding peptidylprolyl isomerase — translation MALALAVFATTATAGQTLERIVALVDDNVILQSELEAELDEVEQRMRAQGQRPPARDDLVDQVMEQLIMERLQLARADRMGISVDDNTLNAALQRIAQQNNMNLQQFRQAVSREGIDFGRFREDIRTDIKLQRLHQQQVQRRIEVTSRDIEEFLESRAGREDDTEFQVSHILIGVPEAADPEEAEEAEQRAREVLQRLRDGDEDFATVAAEVSDAQDALEGGDLGWRRPGELPSMFQDEVMGMSVGDLAGPMRSPSGFHIVQLRDTRATDQELVQQTRARHILIQPSEVVTPEDARTRLENLHARIDDGESFEELARAHSDDGGSASEGGDLGWISPGQLVPDFEEVMDGLEPGEVSRPFETQFGWHIVEVLDRREHDSTDERRRAQAVQQIRERKSEETLENWLRELRDDAYVELRLDR, via the coding sequence ATGGCGCTCGCTCTGGCCGTGTTCGCCACAACCGCGACGGCGGGTCAGACACTGGAGCGCATCGTGGCGCTGGTGGATGACAACGTCATCCTGCAGTCCGAACTGGAAGCCGAACTCGACGAGGTGGAGCAGCGTATGCGCGCCCAGGGTCAACGGCCGCCGGCGCGGGATGACCTGGTGGACCAGGTCATGGAGCAGCTCATCATGGAGCGGCTGCAGCTGGCACGGGCAGACCGCATGGGCATCAGCGTCGATGACAACACTCTCAACGCCGCGCTGCAGCGCATCGCCCAGCAGAACAACATGAATCTGCAGCAGTTCCGGCAGGCGGTGAGCCGGGAAGGCATCGACTTCGGCCGCTTCCGCGAGGATATCCGGACCGACATCAAGCTGCAGCGGCTGCACCAGCAGCAGGTGCAGCGGCGCATCGAGGTGACTTCACGGGACATCGAGGAATTCCTGGAGAGCCGCGCCGGGCGGGAGGACGATACCGAGTTCCAGGTATCGCATATCCTGATCGGCGTGCCCGAGGCCGCCGACCCGGAGGAGGCGGAGGAAGCCGAGCAGCGCGCCCGCGAGGTGTTGCAGCGCCTGCGGGATGGCGACGAGGATTTCGCCACGGTGGCCGCCGAAGTCTCCGACGCTCAGGATGCCCTGGAAGGCGGCGATCTCGGGTGGCGCCGCCCCGGCGAACTGCCCTCGATGTTCCAGGACGAGGTCATGGGCATGAGCGTCGGCGATCTGGCGGGGCCGATGCGCAGTCCCAGTGGCTTCCACATCGTCCAGCTGCGGGACACGCGCGCCACTGACCAGGAGTTGGTGCAGCAGACCCGTGCCCGCCACATCCTCATCCAGCCCAGCGAGGTGGTCACGCCGGAGGATGCGCGCACCCGGCTGGAGAACCTCCACGCCCGCATCGACGACGGCGAATCCTTTGAGGAGCTGGCCCGCGCCCACTCCGACGACGGCGGCAGTGCCTCCGAGGGCGGCGATCTCGGTTGGATCAGTCCGGGGCAGCTGGTGCCCGATTTCGAGGAAGTCATGGACGGCCTGGAGCCCGGCGAAGTCAGCCGCCCGTTCGAGACCCAGTTCGGCTGGCACATCGTCGAGGTTCTGGATCGCCGCGAACATGACAGCACGGATGAACGGCGCCGTGCCCAGGCGGTCCAGCAGATCCGCGAGCGCAAGAGCGAGGAGACGCTGGAGAACTGGCTGCGGGAACTCCGCGACGACGCGTACGTGGAACTACGGCTGGACCGGTGA
- the pdxA gene encoding 4-hydroxythreonine-4-phosphate dehydrogenase PdxA, whose protein sequence is MAEHRPPLLALTVGEPAGIGPDLAVTLAARGALADTVLIGDPDVLAARARQLGLSLPAIRECARHEAMPGTEHLQVLPAPTAQPVIPGTLDPANASAVMDMLRLAGQGAQSGVFDAIVTAPVHKGVINDAGIPFSGHTEYFAELTGTALPVMMLVADALRVALVTTHLPLRQVADAITAERLEQVIRILVRDLQVKFGLPRPRVLVSGLNPHAGEGGHLGREELEIIQPVLERLRREGVCLDGPLPADTLFTPDNLTQGDAVLAMYHDQGLPVLKHAGFGQAVNVTLGLPIIRTSVDHGTALDLAGGGHARSGSLEAALELARQLVHRSRQAGGAPQARA, encoded by the coding sequence ATGGCGGAGCACCGCCCGCCGCTGCTGGCACTCACCGTCGGCGAGCCGGCCGGAATCGGCCCGGATCTGGCGGTGACGCTGGCGGCACGGGGGGCACTGGCAGACACGGTGCTTATCGGGGATCCCGATGTCCTCGCGGCCCGGGCCCGTCAGCTGGGCCTGTCCCTGCCCGCCATCCGCGAGTGTGCGCGGCATGAAGCAATGCCCGGGACGGAGCACCTGCAGGTGCTGCCCGCGCCCACCGCGCAGCCAGTGATCCCCGGCACCCTGGATCCGGCCAACGCCTCCGCAGTGATGGACATGCTGCGCCTGGCCGGACAGGGGGCACAGTCCGGCGTCTTCGATGCCATCGTCACCGCGCCGGTACACAAAGGCGTCATCAACGACGCCGGCATCCCCTTTTCCGGCCACACCGAGTACTTCGCGGAACTGACCGGCACCGCCCTGCCGGTGATGATGCTGGTCGCCGACGCACTCCGGGTCGCCCTGGTCACCACCCACCTGCCCCTGCGGCAGGTCGCGGACGCCATCACGGCGGAACGGCTGGAGCAGGTCATCCGTATCCTGGTCCGCGACCTTCAGGTCAAGTTCGGCCTACCCCGGCCGCGGGTGCTGGTGAGCGGCCTCAACCCCCACGCCGGCGAGGGCGGTCACCTGGGACGCGAGGAACTGGAGATCATCCAACCGGTACTGGAGCGCCTTCGGCGTGAGGGGGTCTGCCTGGACGGTCCGCTGCCGGCGGACACCCTGTTCACGCCGGACAACCTCACCCAGGGTGACGCCGTCCTGGCCATGTACCACGACCAGGGCCTGCCGGTGCTCAAGCACGCCGGCTTCGGTCAGGCGGTCAACGTCACTCTGGGCCTGCCCATCATCCGTACCTCCGTGGACCACGGCACGGCCCTGGACCTGGCCGGTGGCGGCCATGCCCGCAGCGGCAGTCTGGAGGCGGCACTGGAGCTGGCACGGCAGCTGGTTCACCGCTCGCGCCAGGCCGGTGGTGCACCGCAGGCACGGGCATGA
- the rsmA gene encoding 16S rRNA (adenine(1518)-N(6)/adenine(1519)-N(6))-dimethyltransferase RsmA encodes MTSGHRPRRRFGQNFLHDRHVIGRILRAVAPRPGEALVEIGPGEGALTGDLLQAAGRLEAVEMDRDLVPPLMEKLGNLGELTVHRADALNFDFRTCHDGTDLRLVGNLPYNISTPLLFHLLGQAGCIRDMHFMLQREVVDRMVAGPGSRTYGRLSVMVQYQCEVQRLFTVPPGAFRPAPAVDSAVVRLLPRDGMAARHDEADRLGQVVTAAFAQRRKTLRNTLRGLLGEEDLRACDVDPGSRAEQLDLPAFLRLAGRVTNPRD; translated from the coding sequence ATGACCAGCGGTCACCGCCCGCGCCGGCGCTTCGGTCAGAATTTCCTCCACGACCGCCACGTCATCGGGCGCATCCTGCGCGCGGTTGCCCCCCGGCCCGGCGAGGCGCTGGTGGAGATCGGCCCCGGCGAGGGCGCGCTCACCGGGGACCTGCTTCAGGCCGCCGGCCGGCTCGAGGCAGTGGAAATGGACCGTGACCTGGTGCCGCCGCTGATGGAGAAGCTCGGCAACCTGGGGGAGCTGACCGTGCACCGGGCAGACGCGCTGAACTTCGATTTCCGCACCTGCCACGACGGCACCGACCTGCGCCTGGTGGGCAACCTGCCCTACAACATCTCCACGCCGTTGCTGTTCCATCTGCTGGGCCAGGCCGGCTGCATCCGGGACATGCATTTCATGCTGCAGCGGGAGGTGGTGGACCGCATGGTGGCGGGACCGGGAAGCCGTACCTACGGCCGGCTGTCGGTGATGGTGCAGTACCAGTGCGAAGTACAGCGCCTGTTCACGGTGCCGCCGGGAGCGTTTCGACCGGCACCGGCGGTGGATTCGGCGGTGGTGCGGCTGCTGCCCCGGGACGGCATGGCGGCGCGCCACGACGAGGCGGACCGCCTCGGCCAGGTGGTCACCGCAGCCTTCGCCCAGCGTCGCAAGACCCTGCGGAACACTCTGCGCGGCCTGCTCGGCGAGGAGGATCTCCGCGCCTGCGATGTGGACCCGGGTAGCCGCGCCGAACAACTGGACCTGCCGGCGTTCCTGCGACTTGCCGGGCGTGTCACCAATCCGCGAGACTGA
- a CDS encoding universal stress protein, with amino-acid sequence MTPYNTILLAVDFTPDASRIAARARQLAHASEACLHLVHVVEHIPIDAAGEFPAPPQADLHAEMVTTARERLREYAHAEGLDDAEQHVTSGYTKQEILDHADAIGADLIVVGSHGRHGLALLLGSTANAVLHGAPCDVLAVRL; translated from the coding sequence GTGACGCCTTACAACACCATTCTTCTGGCCGTGGATTTCACTCCGGACGCCAGCCGCATCGCCGCCCGCGCCCGCCAGCTCGCCCACGCCAGTGAAGCATGCCTGCACCTGGTGCACGTGGTGGAACACATCCCCATCGACGCCGCCGGCGAGTTCCCCGCTCCACCGCAGGCGGACCTGCACGCGGAAATGGTCACCACCGCGCGGGAACGACTCCGGGAATACGCCCACGCGGAAGGGCTCGACGACGCCGAGCAACACGTGACGTCGGGTTACACCAAACAGGAGATACTGGACCATGCGGACGCCATCGGTGCCGACCTGATCGTGGTCGGCAGCCACGGCCGGCATGGCCTGGCCCTGCTGCTGGGCTCCACCGCCAACGCGGTGCTCCACGGCGCCCCGTGCGACGTACTGGCAGTGCGGTTGTAG
- the tal gene encoding transaldolase: protein MSTNPLKALGQLGQSVWYDNIHRDMLDGGELARLVTDDDLRGVTSNPTIFDKAISGGDTYDNAIAAALRENAELSSAELFNHLAVADIRDAADVLDPVYQRTGGEDGMVSMEVSPALAHDTDGTIAEARRLWAWMDRPNVMVKVPATAEGVPAIETLIADGINVNVTLLFSLRRYAEVVDAYLAGLQQRARRGEAVDHVRSVASFFVSRVDSAIDPRLDGELATLRGTAAIANAQCAYRHFEEVFDGGRFDDLRALGAREQRLLWASTGTKNPDYSDVMYVEALIGDRTVNTLPPATYDAYRDHGDPKPRIHDGMDTAAATLSRLEQAGIDLAEVTATLERDGVQAFLDSYNNLLRSLDDKASALAA, encoded by the coding sequence ATGAGCACGAATCCCCTGAAGGCCCTGGGCCAACTCGGCCAGAGCGTCTGGTATGACAACATCCATCGGGACATGCTGGACGGCGGCGAGCTGGCGCGGCTGGTCACCGACGACGACCTGCGTGGCGTCACCTCGAACCCGACCATCTTCGACAAGGCCATCTCCGGCGGCGACACCTACGACAATGCCATCGCCGCGGCCCTGCGGGAGAACGCCGAGCTGAGCTCCGCGGAACTGTTCAACCACCTGGCGGTGGCGGACATCCGCGACGCCGCCGATGTGCTTGACCCGGTGTACCAGCGCACCGGCGGTGAGGACGGCATGGTCAGCATGGAGGTCTCCCCCGCCCTGGCCCACGACACCGACGGCACCATCGCCGAAGCACGGCGTCTGTGGGCGTGGATGGACCGGCCCAACGTCATGGTCAAGGTGCCCGCCACCGCCGAGGGGGTGCCGGCCATCGAAACGCTGATCGCCGACGGCATCAACGTCAACGTGACACTGCTGTTCTCCCTGCGGCGCTACGCCGAAGTGGTGGACGCTTACCTGGCCGGGCTGCAGCAGCGCGCCCGCCGCGGCGAAGCGGTGGACCACGTACGCTCGGTGGCCAGCTTCTTCGTCAGCCGCGTGGACAGCGCCATCGATCCGCGCCTGGACGGTGAACTGGCCACGCTGCGCGGCACCGCCGCCATTGCCAACGCCCAGTGTGCCTATCGCCACTTCGAGGAGGTCTTCGACGGCGGCCGCTTCGACGACCTGCGCGCACTCGGGGCCCGGGAACAGCGGCTGCTGTGGGCCAGCACCGGCACCAAGAACCCGGATTACAGCGATGTCATGTACGTCGAGGCGTTGATCGGCGACCGCACGGTGAACACCCTGCCGCCGGCCACCTATGACGCCTACAGGGATCACGGTGATCCCAAGCCGCGCATCCACGATGGCATGGACACCGCGGCCGCGACCCTGAGCCGGCTGGAGCAGGCCGGTATCGATCTCGCCGAGGTCACCGCGACCCTGGAGCGGGATGGTGTACAGGCGTTCCTAGATTCCTACAACAACCTGCTGCGCAGCCTGGATGACAAGGCGAGCGCCCTCGCGGCCTGA
- the apaG gene encoding Co2+/Mg2+ efflux protein ApaG translates to MTENERYNIEVDVEPAYLDDESEPEQDRFVFSYTVTIRNTGDVPARVISRHWIITDANGDEREVRGEGVVGEQPHLEPGKGFRYTSGAMLETPVGSMHGTYELLADDGVTFTAEIPPFTLAGPRTLH, encoded by the coding sequence ATGACAGAGAACGAGCGCTACAACATCGAAGTGGACGTGGAACCCGCGTACCTGGACGACGAATCGGAGCCGGAGCAGGATCGATTCGTGTTCAGTTACACGGTCACCATCCGCAACACCGGCGATGTGCCCGCGCGGGTCATCAGCCGCCACTGGATCATCACCGATGCCAACGGCGACGAGCGCGAGGTACGCGGTGAAGGCGTGGTCGGCGAACAGCCCCACCTGGAACCCGGCAAGGGCTTCCGCTACACCAGCGGCGCCATGCTGGAGACGCCGGTGGGCAGCATGCACGGCACCTACGAGCTTCTGGCCGATGACGGGGTCACCTTTACCGCCGAGATCCCGCCGTTCACCCTGGCCGGCCCGCGCACCCTTCACTGA